The Candidatus Neomarinimicrobiota bacterium genome contains a region encoding:
- a CDS encoding insulinase family protein, with the protein MTKFNQLFLIIIIFFLTGCTGQKGNESLKGIGQQFFPSLDSPIPVNPNVVEGKLDNGIKYLILKNGKPENRAELRLVVNVGSVLEEDDQQGLAHFVEHMAFNGTKNFAKQEIVDYLESIGMRFGADINAYTSFDETVYMLKVPTDSAEMVEQGFLILEDWASGVSFEDEEIDKERGVVIEEWRLRRGAEARMFDKQLPVLFKDSRYAVRLPIGQKAVLDSFSYDAAKRFYKEWYRPELMAVIAVGDFDVEWIEGLIKEHFNRIPASENPRDREVYGVPDHKETLVSIASDKEATGSRISIYYKQDTKNENSHGAYREGIIKSIYNAMLNDRLAEITTKLNAPFLYGFSAQGRFVREKEVYLLTSGVQDNGIERGLEALLTEAERVALHGFTSAELERQKINQLKSMEKAYNERDKTNSGSYASEYIRHFLVDEPIPGIIYEFELYKMYMPTITLDEINSLARTWLSDENRVILANLPIKDSIVEPTDASLLAVFDIVKSLTIEPYEESVPDLPLVADIPAPSAVTSESYIEVLDIHEFILANGIRVLMKKTDFKNDEILMTSFSAGGRSHLVRDEYVPGKISASVINESGFGAFNKIALEKKLAGKIVGVSPYIGSVKEGISGSSTPEDIETMFQLIHLVFTAPRKDSTAYLALKERINGFVLNRSASPNVAFRDTISALMSRNHPRYRPWSTKLVEEFDLNKSYNIFRNAFADAGDFTFIFIGNIEPAVIKKLSRIYLGNLPADAEHLSFKDDGVDPPEGVIKKKVFKGQEPKSNTQIIFTGDFEWNRQNRYNINSMVHSLRIKLREVLREELGGTYGVRVSAILQEFPDEEYQIRISFGSDPDRVAELTETVFTQIDSLRNFGTTDKNLVKIKEIQRRTLETSLKENSFWLNTIESYVWHKQDFADVMKFDELVEALSLETIRKTAHMYFDMNNYVQVSLYPEGFVE; encoded by the coding sequence ATGACTAAATTCAATCAATTATTTTTAATTATAATAATCTTCTTCCTTACCGGATGCACCGGTCAGAAAGGAAACGAAAGCCTTAAAGGAATCGGACAGCAGTTTTTCCCGTCCCTGGATAGTCCCATACCGGTCAACCCGAATGTGGTTGAAGGAAAATTGGATAACGGTATCAAATATCTTATTCTGAAAAACGGGAAACCGGAAAATAGAGCGGAACTCCGACTAGTTGTAAACGTCGGCTCGGTGTTGGAAGAAGATGATCAGCAAGGTCTCGCCCACTTTGTGGAGCATATGGCGTTCAACGGAACCAAGAATTTCGCGAAGCAGGAAATTGTGGATTATCTCGAATCCATCGGAATGCGGTTCGGAGCCGACATAAATGCGTACACAAGCTTTGACGAAACCGTTTATATGCTAAAAGTCCCAACCGACAGCGCGGAAATGGTCGAACAGGGGTTCCTGATATTAGAAGATTGGGCAAGCGGTGTGAGCTTCGAAGATGAAGAAATCGACAAGGAAAGAGGCGTGGTCATCGAGGAATGGCGACTGCGAAGAGGCGCTGAAGCGCGGATGTTCGATAAACAGCTTCCCGTACTTTTCAAAGATTCCAGGTACGCTGTCCGGTTGCCTATCGGTCAAAAAGCCGTACTCGACAGCTTCAGTTATGATGCGGCAAAACGATTTTACAAAGAGTGGTATCGCCCCGAATTGATGGCTGTCATCGCAGTAGGCGACTTCGACGTAGAATGGATCGAAGGACTGATAAAAGAACACTTTAACCGAATCCCGGCAAGCGAGAATCCGAGAGATAGAGAAGTTTACGGAGTGCCCGACCATAAGGAAACTCTCGTCTCCATCGCCTCCGACAAGGAAGCCACCGGCTCACGGATTTCAATTTACTATAAGCAGGATACGAAAAATGAGAACTCACATGGAGCATACCGGGAAGGAATTATAAAATCAATATACAACGCAATGCTTAATGACAGGCTCGCTGAGATCACCACCAAACTTAATGCTCCGTTCCTTTACGGATTTTCAGCGCAAGGAAGGTTCGTTCGGGAAAAGGAAGTTTACCTCTTAACGTCCGGTGTTCAGGATAACGGAATCGAACGCGGTCTTGAAGCCCTATTGACCGAAGCCGAACGGGTAGCGCTGCACGGATTCACTTCCGCAGAATTGGAACGGCAAAAGATAAATCAGCTTAAAAGTATGGAAAAAGCTTACAACGAGAGGGACAAAACAAATTCCGGAAGTTACGCTTCCGAGTATATCAGACATTTCCTCGTTGACGAGCCGATTCCGGGCATCATATACGAATTTGAGCTATACAAGATGTATATGCCGACCATCACCCTTGACGAAATAAATAGTCTCGCACGCACCTGGCTCTCCGACGAGAACAGAGTCATCCTCGCAAATCTCCCGATAAAAGACAGTATAGTAGAACCAACAGATGCGTCTCTCCTCGCTGTCTTTGACATAGTGAAATCACTGACCATTGAGCCGTACGAAGAGTCAGTGCCTGACCTGCCATTGGTGGCGGATATTCCCGCGCCATCTGCGGTCACTTCCGAATCATATATAGAGGTGTTGGATATTCACGAATTTATTTTGGCGAATGGAATACGCGTTCTGATGAAAAAAACCGACTTCAAAAACGATGAAATACTTATGACTTCGTTCAGCGCCGGCGGCAGATCTCACCTTGTGAGGGATGAATATGTTCCCGGAAAGATATCCGCGAGCGTCATCAATGAAAGCGGTTTCGGAGCGTTCAACAAAATAGCGTTGGAGAAAAAACTTGCCGGTAAAATTGTCGGAGTCTCTCCCTACATCGGGTCGGTGAAAGAGGGAATCTCAGGTTCCTCCACACCCGAAGATATTGAGACAATGTTTCAGCTCATTCATCTTGTCTTTACCGCTCCGAGGAAGGACAGCACCGCATATCTTGCGCTAAAAGAAAGGATAAACGGATTTGTGCTGAACAGGAGCGCAAGCCCCAACGTTGCTTTCAGAGACACTATCAGCGCACTGATGTCCCGCAATCATCCGCGGTATCGACCCTGGTCAACAAAACTTGTTGAAGAGTTCGATCTTAATAAGTCATATAATATTTTCCGAAACGCATTTGCCGATGCAGGCGACTTTACTTTTATTTTCATAGGAAATATCGAACCTGCTGTCATCAAGAAACTTTCCAGGATTTACCTTGGTAATCTTCCTGCTGATGCTGAACATTTATCCTTTAAAGACGACGGAGTTGATCCGCCGGAAGGTGTGATAAAGAAGAAAGTCTTTAAAGGTCAGGAACCGAAAAGTAATACGCAGATTATCTTCACGGGCGATTTTGAATGGAACAGGCAGAACCGCTATAATATCAATTCAATGGTTCATTCTCTCCGAATTAAACTCCGGGAAGTATTGCGGGAAGAGCTGGGCGGAACTTACGGCGTCCGCGTAAGCGCAATTCTTCAGGAGTTCCCCGATGAGGAATATCAGATTCGTATCTCATTCGGCAGCGACCCGGACCGGGTGGCGGAACTGACCGAAACTGTTTTTACCCAGATAGACAGCCTTAGGAATTTCGGAACCACTGATAAAAATCTCGTTAAAATCAAAGAGATCCAGCGAAGGACCCTTGAAACGAGTTTAAAGGAAAACAGTTTTTGGCTCAACACGATTGAATCATATGTGTGGCACAAACAGGATTTTGCTGATGTGATGAAGTTTGATGAATTGGTGGAAGCGCTTTCGCTTGAGACGATCCGGAAAACCGCCCACATGTATTTTGATATGAACAATTACGTTCAGGTATCGCTTTATCCTGAAGGATTTGTAGAATAG
- a CDS encoding DUF885 domain-containing protein: MRIISTKTSGFITLFMLLILSVSCQKSTVKMSPTHSADWDVFVSDFLEDYFVANPTTAIGAGRHEFDGQLPDWSVEGFNKEIARLHAKRTGAMAFDGTTLSDGQRFEREYLLSVIDGDLFWLETTEKQYRNPNFYQGHFDPSNYVILEYAPLDVRMQAYTKFAGEVPRAVEQIMENLRTPLPLTFVNLGHTTFGGYATYFENDIYDVFATVEDAQLQADLKEANLLAVAAMKKLDAWIEEQRPDATDGFAIGAENFQEMLWATERVDVSIADLKVIAQNDLARNIASLTEACAEYASGLTNHECVEKARSVKNEGGAVEGARQQLSVLRDFLIEKDLITIPGTEKALVAEAPEYARWNFAYINIPGPYEEGLPSTYYIAPPDPTWSEKDQHDYLPGKADLMFVSVHEIWPGHFLQFLHSNRSDSKFGQVFVGYAFAEGWAHYTEEMMWDAGFSDGDPEIHIGQLINALLRNARFLSTIGLHTEGMTVEESEALFMESGFQDPGNARQQAARGTYDPAYLNYTMGKLMIKKLREDWTASRGMHGTWKAYHDMYLSFGGPPIPMIRKAMLGDDGGSLF, from the coding sequence ATGAGAATTATCTCAACTAAAACATCGGGATTTATTACGCTTTTTATGCTATTAATCCTCAGCGTCAGCTGTCAAAAATCAACAGTGAAAATGTCGCCGACTCACTCGGCGGATTGGGACGTATTCGTCTCCGATTTCCTTGAAGATTATTTTGTCGCAAATCCCACAACAGCTATCGGAGCGGGTCGGCATGAATTTGACGGACAGCTTCCCGATTGGAGCGTGGAAGGATTTAACAAAGAGATAGCGCGGCTTCACGCCAAACGAACTGGCGCAATGGCATTTGACGGGACAACACTGAGTGATGGCCAACGATTCGAAAGAGAGTATTTGCTGTCGGTCATTGACGGAGACCTGTTTTGGCTCGAAACGACGGAGAAGCAGTATCGAAATCCCAATTTTTACCAGGGTCATTTTGATCCGAGCAATTATGTAATTCTTGAATATGCTCCGCTTGATGTTCGGATGCAGGCTTACACAAAATTCGCCGGTGAAGTCCCAAGAGCGGTTGAACAGATAATGGAAAACCTGCGCACTCCGCTTCCACTGACATTCGTAAATTTAGGTCACACCACTTTCGGTGGTTATGCTACTTATTTCGAAAACGATATTTATGACGTATTTGCAACTGTGGAAGACGCTCAGCTCCAGGCAGATCTGAAAGAAGCGAACTTGCTTGCCGTTGCGGCTATGAAAAAACTTGACGCATGGATCGAAGAGCAGCGTCCCGACGCTACCGATGGATTCGCAATTGGCGCCGAGAATTTTCAGGAAATGCTGTGGGCGACAGAACGGGTTGATGTATCTATCGCTGACCTAAAAGTCATCGCACAAAATGACCTTGCGCGGAATATCGCATCTCTCACAGAAGCGTGCGCTGAATACGCGAGCGGACTGACAAATCATGAGTGTGTTGAAAAGGCTCGCAGCGTGAAGAATGAGGGGGGAGCAGTAGAAGGAGCGCGTCAACAATTATCGGTGCTCAGAGATTTCCTGATTGAGAAGGACCTCATAACTATTCCCGGAACTGAAAAAGCGCTGGTGGCGGAAGCGCCCGAATATGCAAGGTGGAATTTCGCGTATATAAATATTCCCGGTCCGTATGAAGAAGGATTGCCGTCAACGTATTATATCGCGCCGCCGGATCCCACCTGGTCCGAAAAAGATCAACACGATTACCTTCCGGGTAAAGCGGATCTGATGTTCGTTTCTGTGCATGAGATTTGGCCCGGACATTTCCTGCAATTTCTACATTCCAACAGGTCTGATTCCAAATTCGGACAGGTATTTGTCGGCTATGCGTTTGCGGAAGGATGGGCGCACTACACCGAAGAGATGATGTGGGATGCCGGATTTAGCGACGGCGACCCTGAGATACATATCGGTCAACTGATTAATGCACTGCTTCGCAACGCTCGATTTCTTTCCACCATCGGTCTGCACACCGAAGGGATGACAGTTGAAGAATCGGAAGCGCTCTTTATGGAATCGGGTTTTCAGGACCCGGGCAATGCGAGGCAGCAGGCGGCGCGGGGAACTTACGACCCGGCTTATCTGAACTACACTATGGGCAAACTTATGATAAAGAAACTCCGTGAAGACTGGACAGCGTCGAGAGGAATGCACGGAACGTGGAAAGCGTATCACGATATGTACCTCTCATTCGGCGGGCCGCCCATTCCGATGATTCGTAAGGCAATGCTGGGTGATGATGGCGGTTCTCTTTTTTAA